One window from the genome of Pedococcus badiiscoriae encodes:
- a CDS encoding zinc-binding dehydrogenase, giving the protein MKAITIPQPGDPSALVLAEVPDPQPGPGEVRVRVAAAGVNRADVMQRMGFYPPPAGAPEYPGLEVSGTVDQVGDGVEEWRVGDEVCALLSGGGYAELVCVPAGQLLPVPTGVPLADAAALPEVVSTVWSNVFMTANLLPGQTFLVHGGSSGIGTMAIQLAREVGARVAVTAGSAAKLEVCRELGAEILVNYREQDFVEELRTATAGAGADVILDNMGAKYLARNVDALAPNGRLVVIGLQGGVKAELDLGLLMRKRAAVIATSLRSRPADEKATIVAAVREHVWPLVSAGRVRPVIHGRYPLAQAGDAHRELEASGHVGKILLTVS; this is encoded by the coding sequence GTGAAGGCGATCACCATCCCGCAGCCCGGCGACCCGTCCGCCCTCGTCCTGGCCGAGGTCCCCGACCCGCAGCCCGGCCCCGGGGAGGTCAGGGTGCGCGTCGCGGCGGCCGGGGTCAACCGCGCCGACGTCATGCAGCGGATGGGGTTCTACCCGCCACCCGCGGGGGCTCCGGAGTACCCCGGCCTCGAGGTCAGCGGCACCGTGGACCAGGTCGGCGACGGCGTCGAGGAGTGGCGCGTCGGCGACGAGGTCTGTGCGCTGCTCTCGGGGGGTGGCTACGCCGAGCTGGTGTGCGTGCCCGCCGGCCAGCTCCTACCGGTGCCGACCGGTGTCCCGCTGGCGGATGCGGCAGCCCTGCCGGAGGTCGTCAGCACGGTGTGGTCGAACGTGTTCATGACGGCGAACCTCCTTCCGGGGCAGACGTTCCTCGTGCACGGCGGGTCCTCCGGCATCGGGACGATGGCGATCCAGCTGGCCCGCGAGGTCGGGGCTCGTGTCGCGGTCACCGCCGGGTCGGCAGCCAAGCTGGAGGTGTGCCGCGAGCTGGGCGCCGAGATCCTCGTGAACTACCGCGAGCAGGACTTCGTCGAGGAGCTGCGCACCGCCACCGCTGGGGCCGGAGCGGACGTCATCCTCGACAACATGGGCGCGAAGTACCTCGCCCGCAACGTCGACGCGCTCGCCCCGAACGGACGGCTCGTGGTGATCGGGCTCCAGGGAGGCGTCAAGGCGGAGCTCGACCTCGGGCTGCTCATGCGCAAGCGGGCGGCGGTCATCGCCACCTCGCTCCGATCACGCCCCGCCGACGAGAAGGCGACCATCGTCGCGGCCGTTCGCGAACACGTCTGGCCGCTGGTCTCGGCGGGTCGGGTCAGGCCGGTGATCCACGGCCGCTACCCGCTGGCACAGGCGGGCGACGCGCACCGCGAGCTCGAGGCCAGCGGGCACGTCGGGAAGATCCTGCTGACCGTGAGCTGA
- a CDS encoding IclR family transcriptional regulator domain-containing protein — protein MANAPAARHALQLLTLLARHTEPLPAGSIARELGLPRSTTYHLLAVLRDAGFVAHLEEERRYGLGVAAFELGSAYQRQAPLQRIARPLLGRLVDQTTHNAHLAVLHGRDVLYVIEERAPGRPLLVTDVGVRLPATLTASGLAMLARLPAAQVRALFPHKDTLVQRDGHGPTSVSELRRELTIVRARGYATEDDSVSAGLSSVAQAVLDHTGHPVAGIALTFPRDGVDDDERARLAAAVSRVAATLSARIGGGR, from the coding sequence GTGGCCAACGCACCCGCAGCGCGGCATGCCCTCCAGCTGCTCACGCTCCTCGCCCGGCACACCGAGCCCCTGCCCGCGGGGTCGATCGCCCGAGAGCTGGGCCTTCCCCGCTCCACGACCTACCACCTGCTCGCCGTGCTGCGCGATGCCGGCTTCGTCGCCCACCTGGAGGAGGAACGGCGCTACGGGCTTGGCGTCGCCGCCTTCGAGCTCGGCTCGGCCTACCAGCGGCAGGCACCCCTCCAGCGGATCGCGCGGCCCCTGCTGGGACGACTCGTCGACCAGACCACCCACAACGCCCACCTGGCGGTCCTGCACGGCCGGGACGTCCTCTACGTCATCGAGGAACGCGCCCCCGGCCGTCCGCTGTTGGTGACGGACGTCGGGGTGCGGCTGCCGGCCACCCTCACCGCGAGCGGGTTGGCCATGCTCGCGCGGCTGCCCGCCGCGCAGGTGCGGGCGCTCTTCCCGCACAAGGACACCCTCGTGCAGCGCGACGGGCACGGACCCACCTCCGTCAGCGAGCTGCGTCGCGAGCTGACCATCGTGCGCGCCCGCGGCTATGCGACGGAGGACGACTCGGTGAGCGCCGGGCTGTCCTCGGTCGCGCAGGCCGTGCTCGACCACACCGGGCACCCCGTCGCGGGCATCGCCCTGACCTTCCCCCGTGACGGCGTCGACGACGACGAGCGCGCCCGGCTCGCCGCCGCCGTGTCGCGCGTGGCCGCCACCCTGTCGGCGCGGATCGGCGGCGGCCGCTGA
- the mobA gene encoding molybdenum cofactor guanylyltransferase, which produces MTQPAVTAVVLCGGAGRRFGGDKTRADLAGTPVLDHVLDGLPSTWPVICVGEPRHTARPTAWCRERPPGGGPVAAIAAALPHVGTPVVVLLGGDMPYAAGPAPSLVSRLADAPDVEAVLGSDGEGRLQPLLAAYRTSALREAMPDPAAGTPLMRLVDLLATLVVDVPEGSAVDVDTAEDLEAARHRLDP; this is translated from the coding sequence ATGACCCAGCCCGCCGTGACTGCCGTCGTCCTCTGCGGTGGCGCGGGACGGCGGTTCGGGGGCGACAAGACGCGCGCCGACCTCGCCGGGACCCCCGTGTTGGACCACGTCCTCGACGGACTGCCCTCGACCTGGCCGGTGATCTGCGTCGGCGAACCGCGGCACACCGCACGGCCGACCGCCTGGTGTCGCGAGCGCCCACCCGGGGGCGGCCCGGTGGCCGCGATCGCGGCAGCCCTCCCCCACGTCGGGACCCCGGTCGTCGTCCTCCTCGGTGGCGACATGCCGTATGCCGCCGGCCCGGCTCCCAGCCTCGTCTCCCGCCTGGCGGATGCTCCCGACGTCGAGGCGGTGCTCGGCAGCGATGGCGAGGGCCGCCTGCAGCCCCTGCTCGCGGCATACCGGACTAGCGCCCTGCGCGAGGCAATGCCAGACCCGGCTGCCGGAACCCCGTTGATGAGACTGGTCGACCTCCTGGCGACCCTCGTGGTCGACGTGCCCGAGGGATCGGCAGTCGACGTCGACACCGCCGAGGACCTCGAGGCGGCGCGCCATAGGCTCGACCCGTGA
- the hutU gene encoding urocanate hydratase has protein sequence MEGARPVRAPRGSQLTAQHWGAEAPLRMLMNNLDPENAERPDDLVVYGGTGRAARDWKSFDAMVRTLTTLKQDETMLVQSGRPVGVMQTHEWAPRVLIANSNLVGDWATWPEFRRLEHLGLTMYGQMTAGSWIYIGTQGIVQGTYETFAAIAEKRFGGTLAGTLTLTGGCGGMGGAQPLAVTMNDGACLIVDVDESRLRRRVEHRYLDEVADSLDEAIDKAVAAKNERRAWSVGVVGNAAEVFPELLRRGVPIDIVTDQTSAHDPLSYLPEGIEVGDWHEYAEKKPEEFTDRARESMAKHVQAMVEFQDAGAEVFDYGNSIRDEARQGGYDRAFEFPGFVPAYIRPLFCEGKGPFRWVALSGDPKDIAATDKAVLDLFPDNDRLHKWIRGAQDRIAFQGLPARICWLGQGERDKAGLAFNELVRKGDVSAPIVIGRDHLDTGSVASPYRETEAMLDGSDAIADWPLLNALVNTSSGASWVSIHHGGGVGIGRSLHAGQVSLADGTELAAQKLARVLTNDPAMGVIRHVDAGYDIAERTAQEQGVRIPMRES, from the coding sequence ATGGAAGGCGCTCGCCCCGTCCGCGCACCCCGCGGCTCGCAGCTCACCGCCCAGCACTGGGGGGCCGAGGCCCCGCTGCGGATGCTCATGAACAACCTCGACCCGGAGAACGCCGAGCGTCCCGACGACCTCGTCGTCTACGGCGGCACCGGTCGGGCGGCCCGCGACTGGAAGTCGTTCGACGCGATGGTCCGCACGCTCACGACCCTCAAGCAGGACGAGACCATGCTCGTCCAGAGTGGGCGCCCCGTCGGCGTCATGCAGACCCACGAGTGGGCACCGCGCGTCCTGATCGCCAACTCCAACCTCGTCGGGGACTGGGCGACGTGGCCCGAGTTCCGGCGGCTCGAGCACCTCGGGCTGACGATGTACGGGCAGATGACCGCCGGCTCCTGGATCTACATCGGGACCCAGGGCATCGTGCAGGGCACCTACGAGACGTTCGCCGCGATCGCCGAGAAGCGGTTCGGCGGCACGCTGGCGGGCACGCTCACCCTCACCGGCGGGTGCGGTGGGATGGGTGGCGCCCAGCCGCTCGCGGTCACGATGAACGACGGCGCCTGCCTCATCGTCGACGTCGACGAGTCGCGGCTGCGACGTCGCGTCGAGCACCGTTACCTCGACGAGGTCGCGGACTCCCTCGACGAGGCCATCGACAAGGCGGTGGCCGCCAAGAACGAACGGCGCGCCTGGTCGGTCGGTGTGGTCGGGAACGCGGCCGAGGTCTTCCCCGAGCTGCTGCGTCGCGGGGTGCCGATTGACATCGTCACCGACCAGACGTCGGCGCACGACCCGCTGTCCTACCTGCCCGAGGGGATCGAGGTCGGCGACTGGCACGAGTACGCCGAGAAGAAGCCCGAGGAGTTCACCGACCGCGCTCGCGAGTCGATGGCCAAGCACGTGCAGGCCATGGTCGAGTTCCAGGACGCCGGGGCCGAGGTCTTCGACTACGGCAACTCGATCCGCGACGAGGCCAGGCAGGGCGGCTACGACCGTGCCTTCGAGTTCCCCGGCTTCGTGCCGGCCTACATCCGTCCCCTGTTCTGCGAGGGCAAGGGCCCGTTCCGCTGGGTGGCGCTCTCGGGCGACCCCAAGGACATCGCAGCCACGGACAAGGCCGTCCTCGACCTCTTCCCCGACAACGACCGCCTGCACAAGTGGATCAGGGGCGCCCAGGACCGGATCGCGTTCCAGGGCCTGCCGGCTCGCATCTGCTGGCTCGGCCAGGGAGAGCGCGACAAGGCGGGTCTGGCGTTCAACGAGCTGGTCCGCAAGGGCGACGTGAGTGCCCCGATCGTCATCGGCCGCGACCACCTCGACACCGGGTCGGTGGCCAGCCCCTACCGCGAGACCGAGGCCATGCTCGACGGCTCCGACGCCATCGCCGACTGGCCCCTGCTCAACGCGCTCGTCAACACCTCGTCCGGCGCGTCCTGGGTCTCGATCCACCACGGTGGCGGGGTCGGCATCGGACGCTCCCTGCACGCGGGCCAGGTTTCGCTGGCCGACGGCACCGAGCTCGCGGCGCAGAAGCTCGCCCGGGTCCTGACCAACGACCCCGCGATGGGTGTCATCCGCCACGTCGACGCCGGCTACGACATCGCCGAGCGGACTGCCCAGGAGCAGGGCGTGCGGATCCCCATGCGGGAGAGCTGA
- a CDS encoding bacterial proteasome activator family protein translates to MTQTPHERDSEPVPTGNGDQQRVVVVTQDGMGVAPHRDGEDGPTNPADLVEQPAKVMRIGSMIKQLLEEVRNAPLDEAGRARLAEIHRRSIKELEDGLAPELIDELERIALPFNENEPPTDAELRIAQAQLVGWLEGLFHGIQTALFAQQMAAQQQLQQIRRALPPGHAHEGGPGVEGMPGAPGIPPGPGDSGPTGQYL, encoded by the coding sequence ATGACCCAGACGCCACACGAGCGTGACAGTGAGCCCGTCCCGACCGGCAACGGCGACCAGCAGCGAGTCGTGGTCGTGACCCAGGACGGCATGGGCGTCGCGCCCCACCGCGACGGTGAGGACGGACCCACCAACCCGGCCGACCTGGTGGAGCAGCCGGCCAAGGTCATGCGCATCGGCTCGATGATCAAGCAGCTGCTCGAAGAGGTGCGCAACGCTCCCCTCGACGAGGCCGGCCGGGCGCGGCTGGCCGAGATCCACCGTCGGTCGATCAAGGAGCTGGAGGACGGCCTGGCCCCCGAGCTGATCGACGAGCTCGAGCGGATTGCCCTGCCCTTCAACGAGAACGAACCTCCCACCGATGCCGAGCTCCGCATCGCACAGGCCCAGCTGGTGGGCTGGCTCGAGGGCTTGTTCCACGGGATCCAGACGGCGCTGTTCGCCCAGCAGATGGCGGCCCAACAGCAGCTCCAGCAGATCCGGCGGGCGCTGCCGCCCGGGCACGCCCACGAGGGCGGACCGGGCGTCGAAGGCATGCCGGGAGCACCCGGCATACCTCCTGGCCCCGGCGACAGCGGTCCAACCGGTCAGTACCTCTGA
- the hutH gene encoding histidine ammonia-lyase yields MTQTTSTHTVTVGTGPVSFDDVVAVARHDARIEISPESLAEVRRTRAVIEALADDTIAHYGVSTGFGALATRHIPVELRAQLQRSLVRSHAAGSGPEVEREVVRALMLLRISTLATGRTGIREETLQTYVAMLNAGITPVVHEYGSLGCSGDLAPLSHCALALMGEGVVRDVAGERMPTAQAFEAAGITPVELREKEGLALINGTDGMLGMLVLAITDLRSLLTTADITAAMSVEGQLGTDDVFAADLHALRPQPGQARSAENLRKLMQDSGIRDSHRDPEACTRVQDAYSLRCSPQVAGAVRDTVEYAATVAGFELASAVDNPVVTPDGRVESNGNFHGAPVAYVLDFLAIVAADLASISERRTDRFLDVSRNHGLNAFLADDPGVDSGHMIAQYTQAAIVSEMKRLAAPASVDSIPSSAMQEDHVSMGWSAARKLRRSVDGLTRVLAVELLTAARAIELRAPLTPAPATGAVVRALREAGAPSPGPDRFLAPEIETAVQFVATRAAVAAAESVTGPLH; encoded by the coding sequence ATGACGCAGACCACCTCCACGCACACCGTCACCGTCGGCACCGGCCCGGTGTCCTTCGACGACGTCGTCGCGGTCGCGCGGCACGACGCCAGGATCGAGATCTCCCCGGAGTCGCTCGCGGAGGTGCGGCGCACCCGCGCGGTGATCGAGGCGCTCGCCGACGACACCATCGCTCACTACGGCGTCTCCACCGGGTTCGGTGCGCTGGCGACCCGACACATCCCGGTCGAGCTGCGGGCCCAGCTCCAGCGCTCGCTGGTGCGCTCGCACGCCGCCGGGTCCGGCCCGGAGGTCGAGCGTGAGGTGGTCCGGGCGCTCATGCTGCTGCGGATCTCCACCCTGGCCACCGGACGCACCGGCATCCGCGAGGAGACCCTCCAGACCTATGTCGCGATGCTCAACGCGGGCATCACCCCGGTCGTCCACGAGTACGGCTCGCTCGGCTGCTCAGGTGACCTCGCGCCCCTGTCCCACTGCGCGCTCGCCCTGATGGGCGAAGGCGTCGTCCGCGACGTGGCGGGGGAGCGCATGCCCACGGCGCAGGCCTTCGAGGCGGCCGGGATCACCCCTGTCGAGCTGCGCGAGAAGGAGGGCCTGGCCCTCATCAACGGCACCGACGGCATGCTCGGCATGCTGGTGCTCGCCATCACCGACCTGCGCTCGCTGCTCACGACGGCCGACATCACCGCGGCGATGAGCGTCGAGGGGCAGCTCGGCACCGACGACGTCTTCGCCGCCGACCTGCACGCGCTGCGCCCCCAGCCGGGGCAGGCCAGGTCGGCTGAGAACCTGCGAAAGCTCATGCAGGACAGCGGGATCCGCGACAGTCACCGCGACCCAGAGGCGTGCACCCGCGTGCAGGACGCCTACTCGCTGCGCTGCTCGCCGCAGGTGGCGGGCGCCGTCCGCGACACCGTGGAGTATGCCGCGACGGTCGCCGGCTTCGAGCTCGCCTCCGCGGTCGACAACCCCGTCGTCACGCCCGACGGCCGGGTCGAGTCCAACGGCAACTTCCACGGGGCCCCGGTGGCGTACGTCCTCGACTTCCTGGCCATCGTCGCCGCAGACCTGGCCTCGATCTCGGAGCGCCGCACCGACCGGTTCCTCGACGTCTCCCGCAACCACGGGCTCAACGCCTTCCTCGCCGACGACCCGGGTGTCGACAGCGGCCACATGATCGCCCAGTACACCCAGGCTGCGATCGTCTCCGAGATGAAGCGGCTGGCCGCACCGGCCTCGGTCGACTCGATCCCGTCGAGCGCCATGCAGGAGGACCACGTGTCGATGGGATGGTCCGCGGCCCGCAAGCTGCGTCGCTCGGTCGACGGGTTGACCCGGGTCCTCGCGGTCGAGCTGCTCACCGCGGCCCGGGCCATCGAGCTGCGCGCTCCGCTCACCCCCGCTCCCGCGACCGGGGCCGTCGTGCGCGCCCTGCGTGAGGCAGGCGCACCCAGCCCGGGACCCGATCGGTTCCTCGCTCCGGAGATCGAGACGGCCGTGCAGTTCGTGGCCACCCGAGCCGCGGTCGCAGCCGCGGAGTCGGTGACCGGCCCGCTCCACTGA
- a CDS encoding allantoate amidohydrolase: protein MSFESMWADLQPVGRSAQSGGYRRFAWTREDHDLREWFAGECAVRGLDLTEDRMGNQWAWWGDPDAAVALGDKGVVTGSHLDSVPDGGAFDGPLGVVSALAAIDLLRDKGFEPARPIGVVNFVDEEGARFGVACAGSRVITGAMTARRARSLTDADGTTMADALKAAGRDPHQIGRDDDAIRRIGSFVELHVEQGRGLVDLDHPVAVGSDIWPHGRWRLDFTGEANHAGTTRLEDRHDAMLGYAGAVLAAREAAITNGCVATIGKVVVTPGGVNAIPSAVTGWLDARGASPRAVRRAVADISAMVEQSGGRITEESWTPSTPFDASLSARLGTRLGGIPVLGTGAGHDAGILANAGIPTAMLFVRNPTGISHSPEEHAEPSDCLEGVAALTAVLEDLAGALA, encoded by the coding sequence GTGAGCTTCGAGTCGATGTGGGCTGACCTCCAGCCCGTCGGACGCAGCGCCCAGTCAGGTGGCTATCGACGCTTTGCCTGGACCCGCGAGGACCACGACCTGCGGGAGTGGTTCGCCGGCGAGTGTGCCGTGCGCGGGCTCGACCTCACCGAGGACCGGATGGGCAACCAGTGGGCCTGGTGGGGCGATCCCGACGCGGCGGTCGCCCTCGGGGACAAGGGGGTCGTCACGGGATCGCACCTGGACAGCGTCCCCGACGGGGGCGCCTTCGACGGGCCGCTGGGGGTCGTGAGCGCCCTGGCTGCCATCGACCTGTTGCGGGACAAGGGTTTCGAGCCCGCCCGGCCCATCGGCGTGGTGAACTTCGTCGACGAGGAGGGCGCCAGGTTCGGTGTCGCCTGCGCGGGCTCGCGCGTCATCACCGGCGCCATGACCGCACGCCGGGCCCGGAGCCTGACCGACGCCGACGGCACCACCATGGCCGACGCCCTCAAGGCAGCCGGCCGCGACCCGCACCAGATCGGTCGCGACGACGATGCCATCCGCCGGATCGGCAGCTTCGTCGAGCTCCACGTCGAGCAGGGGCGCGGGCTCGTCGACCTCGACCACCCCGTGGCCGTCGGCAGCGACATCTGGCCCCACGGCCGCTGGCGGCTGGACTTCACCGGCGAGGCCAACCACGCGGGGACCACGCGGCTCGAAGACCGCCACGACGCGATGCTCGGGTATGCCGGTGCCGTGCTCGCCGCCCGTGAAGCCGCCATCACCAACGGCTGCGTCGCGACCATCGGCAAGGTCGTGGTGACTCCGGGCGGCGTCAACGCGATCCCGAGTGCCGTCACCGGGTGGCTGGACGCCCGGGGTGCGAGCCCACGGGCCGTCCGCCGGGCGGTCGCCGACATCAGCGCCATGGTCGAGCAGTCGGGCGGGCGGATCACCGAGGAGTCCTGGACCCCGTCCACGCCGTTCGACGCCTCGCTGAGCGCGCGGCTCGGAACGCGCCTCGGCGGCATACCGGTCCTCGGCACTGGTGCCGGGCACGACGCCGGCATCCTCGCGAACGCCGGCATCCCCACCGCGATGCTCTTCGTCCGCAACCCGACGGGCATCTCGCACTCACCCGAGGAGCATGCCGAGCCCAGTGACTGCCTCGAAGGAGTGGCGGCCCTGACCGCCGTCCTCGAGGACCTGGCGGGAGCCCTGGCGTGA
- a CDS encoding DUF1304 domain-containing protein: protein MNAVAAVLVAVVALIHVYIVVLEMALWTTPRGRAAFGLTQEFAEQTRTLAGNQGLYNGFLAAGLLWGIVGPDHLRFGFQVFFLLCVIVAGVYGAATASRRILLVQAVPGALALAAVLLAR from the coding sequence ATGAACGCAGTCGCCGCCGTGCTGGTCGCCGTCGTCGCCCTGATCCACGTCTACATCGTGGTGCTCGAGATGGCCCTCTGGACGACTCCCCGCGGACGGGCCGCCTTCGGCCTCACGCAGGAGTTCGCCGAGCAGACCCGGACGCTCGCCGGCAACCAGGGCCTCTACAACGGCTTCCTCGCCGCCGGGCTCCTCTGGGGCATCGTCGGCCCGGACCACCTGCGCTTCGGGTTCCAGGTGTTCTTCCTGCTCTGCGTCATCGTGGCGGGCGTCTACGGAGCTGCGACCGCCAGCCGCCGGATCCTGCTCGTCCAGGCAGTGCCCGGAGCCCTCGCACTGGCCGCGGTCCTCCTGGCCCGCTGA
- a CDS encoding YbaK/EbsC family protein gives MSDDGTDRAAAALAASGIEHTITRHGRVGSLEEAAAARGVQPSDIIKTLVVRRAQDDYLFVLVPGGREISWPKLRALLGVNRMSMPDAATAKAVTGYERGTITPFGSLTAWPVVADATVLGRVISIGAGGHGVAATARADDVVTALGAEVADVTDPA, from the coding sequence GTGAGTGACGACGGGACGGACCGGGCTGCTGCGGCCCTGGCCGCGAGCGGCATCGAGCACACCATCACCCGCCACGGCCGGGTGGGCTCGCTCGAGGAGGCTGCTGCGGCGCGAGGCGTGCAGCCCAGTGACATCATCAAGACCCTCGTGGTGCGCAGGGCGCAGGACGACTACCTCTTCGTCCTGGTGCCGGGTGGTCGCGAGATCTCGTGGCCCAAGCTCCGCGCCCTGCTCGGGGTGAACCGCATGTCCATGCCGGACGCCGCCACCGCCAAGGCCGTCACCGGCTACGAGCGCGGGACGATCACGCCGTTCGGCTCGCTGACGGCCTGGCCGGTGGTCGCCGACGCCACCGTGCTCGGGCGGGTCATCTCCATCGGAGCCGGCGGGCACGGTGTCGCCGCGACGGCGCGAGCCGATGACGTCGTGACCGCCCTGGGGGCCGAGGTCGCCGACGTTACCGACCCCGCCTGA